Sequence from the Flavobacterium sp. TR2 genome:
AAAACCAACACAGCACTCTGTTAAAACTTTAATGGAAAGCGGTATTAAAGCCGATATTTTGGTTTGTAGAACTGAGCACGAATTATCTCAGGAATTGCGTCAAAAATTAGCTTTATTCTGTAATGTGAAGAAAGAAGCGGTTATTCAATCAATTGATGCTTCTACTATATATGAAGTTCCAAATTTAATGCTTGAAGAAGGATTAGACGTTGTGGCTTTAAAGAAATTAGATTTGCCTAAAAAAGCATCTCCAGATCTTAAAAACTGGAATACTTTCTTAAAAAGATTAAAAAGCCCAAAACAAACTGTAAACATTGGTTTGGTTGGTAAATATGTAGAAATGCAGGATTGTTACAAATCTATTTTAGAGGCGTTCATTCATGCAGGAGCTGCAAACGAAACAAAAGTAAACGTAATTTCAATTCACTCTGAGCATATCAATTCAGATAATGTGGAAGAAAAATTAGGTTCTTTGGACGGAGTTTTAGTTGCTCCAGGTTTCGGTGAAAGAGGTATTGAAGGAAAAATTGAAGCAGTTCGTTTTGTGCGTGAAAACAACATTCCTTTCTTCGGAATTTGTTTAGGAATGCAAATGTCTGTTATCGAATATTCTAGAAATATTTTAGGTTATGCTGAGGCCAACTCTACTGAGATGAACGATAAAACGCCTCATCCAGTTGTGAGTTTAATGGAAGAGCAGAAAAATGTAACCGATAAAGGAGGAACAATGCGTTTAGGTGCTTGGAAATGTGATATTAAACCAGACACTTTAGCGTACAAAATTTACGGAGAAAAAACTATTTCGGAGCGTCACCGCCACCGTTATGAGTACAATAATAAATATGCTGATGAATTGCAAAAAGCTGGTTTAAAAGCGTCTGGAGTTAATCCTGATACAGGATTAGTAGAAATTGTAGAGCTTGAAAATCACCCATTCTTCATTGGTGTACAATACCACCCAGAATACAAGAGTACCGTTGCAAATCCGCACCCTATTTTTGTGAACTTTGTGGCAGCTGCTGTAAATGCACATAAAAAATAATAATTATATTCTGTGAAGATGTAACATTTGAGTTAAACTCATTACTAATAACCTTCAACGAATAACTTTTTTAAATTAATAATGGAAGAAAAAAAATTAGACCTCAATTCGATCATTGGTTTTGTATTGATATTCGGAATTTTGATTTGGATAATGTATCAAAATCAGCCTTCTGAAAAAGAAATTGCTGCTGAGAAAGCCAAGAAAGAATTAGTTGCTAAACAAGAAGCACAAGCAAAAGCAGACAAAGCTAAAACTGCGTCATTACCAGCTGCAGCTGTAACTCCTGGAGATACAGTTCAATTGGCTCAATTGCAAAAAACTTTAGGAGGATTTGCTTATTCTGCAACACTTCCTTCTGCAAAAGAAGCTTTTACTACAATCGAAAACGAAAAATTAAGATTAAAGATTGCTAATAAAGGTGGGTATATTGTTGAAGCTACTTTAAAAGAATTCGAAAGATTAAAAAAAGGTTCTGGTCAATTAGTTGAGTTAATCAAAAACAACAACTCAAACTTAAATTTACAGCTTCTTACTACAGATAATAGAACATTAAATTCTAAAGATTTGTATTTTGAGCCAACATTAGAAAAAATTGGTGCAGACCAAGTTCTTTCTATGCGTTTGAAAGCTGGAGCTAATGAATTTTTAGAATACAAATATATTCTTAAGCCAAACGATTACTTAGTTGGTTTTGATATTCGTTCTCAAGGATTAAACAGAGTTTTAAATTCTGCTAAACCAGTTGATTTGCAATGGGATTTAAAAACATACAGAAACGAGAAAAGTGTTGCTTATGAAAATCGTTATGCGCAAATTGATTACAAATACGAAGAATCAAAATACAATAACGTAAGTTCACACGGGCAAGGAAAAGAAGAAACTCCTACTAAAGTGAGTTATGTTGCGTTTAAACAGCATTTCTTTACTACAATTTTATCTACAGAAAAACCTTTTGAAACTTCAAAATTACAATCTGACGATTTAGTTAAAGACGATAAAATTGATACAGTTTTCACTAAACAGTTTAGAGCTAATTTGCCTTTAGCGTTTTCAAATGGAGAGATCGATTACAAAATGAATTTGTATATGGGTCCTGCAGATTACAAAACATTAAAAGCTTACGATAAAAACTTCGAAAAGATTATTCCGCTTGGATGGGGAATCTTCGGATGGATCAACAAATGGATTTTCATTCCATTATTCGGATTCTTAAGTTCAACAATAGGATTGTCATTAGGAATTGCAATCATTATTTTTACGATTATCATCAAATTGGCCATGTCGCCAATTACTTATAAGTCATTCTTGTCTCAGGCTAAAATGAAAGTTTTAAGACCTGATATTGCTGAGTTGGGAGAGAAATTCAAAAAAGACCCAATGAAGAAACAACAGGAAACTATGAAACTGTACAACAAAGCAGGTGTAAACCCAATGGCCGGATGTATCCCTGCATTGATTCAGTTGCCTTTCATGTATGCATCGTTCCAGTTTTTCCCTGCAGCATTTGAATTAAGACAAAAAAGCTTCCTTTGGGCAGACGATTTATCTTCTTTTGACTCGATTGTAAAATTACCGTTCAATATTCCTATGTATGGAGATCATATCAGTTTGTTCCCAATTTTGGCGGCAATTGCGATTTTCTTCTACATGAAGATGACTTCTGGAGATCAGCAGATGGCTGCTCCTCAGCAAGAAGGTATGCCAGATATGGCAAAAATGATGAAAATCATGATTTATGTTTCGCCATTAATGATGTTAATTTTCTTTAACAACTACGGTTCTGGATTGTCTTTATACAACTTCATTTCGAACTTAATTACGATCGGAATTATGTTTGTGATCAAGAATTATATTGTAGACAGTGATAAAATTCACGCTCAAATTCAAGAAAACAAACAAAGAGAACCTAAGAAACCAAGCAAGTTCCAACAGCGTCTTCAAGAAGTAATGGAACAGCAGGAAGCGGCAAAAGCAGCTCAAGCAAACAAAAAGAAAAAATAATTCTCAATAAAAAAATCTCGATTTATCGGGATTTTTTTATACCGTTATACTTTATAATTAAGATTTTCGTTAAGCTTAAAAAATAAATTACCATGATCTCAAAAAAAATCATACTTGTATTGTTGTTCCTAACTGCATTATTTTCGAATGCGCAAACTGATATTAATAAAGTTGATGCGGCTGGAAAAAAAGATGGACTTTGGAAAGGAACTTATGCCGAATCTAAACGCCCTCGCTATGAAGGAACTTTTGATCATGGAAAAGAGACAGGTATTTTTAAATTTTTTGATGATACAAAAAAAGGCGATGTTATAGCTACAAGAGATTTTAGCGCAAATGATGGAAGTTCGTACACCATTTTTTATGATCAGGGTAAAAATATAGTAAGCGAAGGAAAAGAGATTGGAAAAGCGCGCGAAGGCGAGTGGAAATATTATCATAAAGCTTCTAAAGTTTTGATGACGGTTGAGAATTATAAAAACGGAAAACTAGACGGTCCAAGAACTATTTATTATCCAAATGCCCAAATTGCAGAAGAGATGACGTATAAAAATGGTTTAAAAGAAGGGCCTTATAAGAAAATAGGGCAGGATGGAACGCTTCTAGAAGAATCGATTTTTAAAAATAACGAATACAATGGAGAAACTGTTTTTTATGATTCAGATAAATCGGTGGCTTCCAAAGGAAAATTTGTAAATGGGAAAAAAGCTGGAATCTGGCAATTTTATCAAAAAGGAAAATTGGTGAAAGAAGTTAATATGAGCGATCCTAAAAATACGAATAAAGCTTCTGAAAAAGGAGGAACGCCAAAAAAATAAGAATTTTAAATCTCAGAATTCATTGCTTAAAATAATAAAAGGTTAATTGTAAAATGTTTACATTTGATTAACCAATTATGCTAACCGATGGATTTAAAAGAGCTTTTAGGACGATTTTTATTGTTGTTTTTCTCAATTTTGGTATTGTATTTTTTCTCCAACAGAAAAGATAATGCGACCATAAATCCGTTGATGGTCATTGTCGGTCTCTGCACTTTTTCGCTTTGTTATCTTTTTACCAAAATTGAAATTGGAGTCGGAATTGGTTTTGGTCTTTTCGCCATTTTTTCAATTCTCCGTTTTAGAACGCAGAGTTTTACTGTAAACGCGATCATTTTTCTCTTTGCAACAATTACGCTGTCTATTTTGGATATTATGTATCCGTTTGAGAAAATCGAATTGCTTTTGTTTTTCCAATTAATCATAATAGGATTCTATATCGCCGCGTCGATTATTGTCAATAAAAAAGCTTCAAAATACCTTAATTCTGTTGATGTGAAAATTCCGTTAGATGAAAATTTTTCTTTGAATACAGAAGTAATCAGAAAATCAATTCAAGAAAAAATTAAGATTGAAGATTTTGATTTTAGAATTGTCTTAATCAATACTGCAAATAACGAAATAGATTTATTGGTTTTTTATTAATATCCTAACAGGTTCCAAACCTGTTAAGTATTATCTGAAATCAAATGCTTGCAAGTTTTAAAAACTTTGTCTGATAAGAAAACGCCAATCATTTTGCTTATATCGTAGGATACCTAACAGGTTTCCAAACCTGTTAGGATAATAGAAGTTATCTTTTATTAATCGTTGAACGGACGAACTTGTTTGATATATAAATCTCTTTTTTCTCCCACAATTTTAAATTCGATGTCAACAGGATGAAATAGGTTTTTGCGCCAATATCGATACATTTTGCTTTCAATTTTTTTGCTGACATCATACAGATTGCTCATTTCTTTTCTAGTCAATAAAGGCTCATTGTTATTCAAATTTGAATTGGAAGTATAATCGATGTCAAAATCGGTTTCATCTTTTCCATCATTAAAATGATAGGCAACAAACTGCTCGCAGATTTCTCCTTTTTCGGGTTTTACGACAGAGTTTTCTCCTTTTTGAACATTGACCGTAATTCCTGGAAAGTTTTCTCTAAATATGTTTTTAGTGATAATAACGCCATTTGCTAATTCGTCAGGAAATGAGCGATGCACTAAAACGCCCATGGCAATATTTTGCTGGTCAATTCCAAAAAGCTCTCTTTCGTTATACGAAGCTTCATTCCAGACGCTTGCCCAGACTTGTTTTATAGCTTTTTCAAAAGTTTTAATGCTGTCTCCTAAAATTCCGGTTTTAGAATCGTATAGTCCAGCGCCATTAAAATCATCCAAATCTTCTGCATTTGTAGAGGAACGAAATCTGAAATTTTTAAATTTTGCATTTTTAAAAGTTTCATTGAGTTTGGCTATTAAGGCTGGATCAACATTTTCTTTTTTAATGGCATCTCTAATTTTTTTCAATTGTTTGTTAATCCAAATCGTCGAATCTTTATGCGGATAAGCCAAAAGTTCGTTGATTAAAGGAGAGATAGAAGATTTCTGAATGTGTTTCGTGTAAAAATAAAACGGAATAGCGTGTGCATCTTCTGGAGTTCTAAATGGAATTTCTTTCGAGATTGCAATCAGATATGCCATATTTTGTGCTTTCGAGCCAATATAATTCACGCCTTTTTTCGGGATTTCAGATAAGCTGACCAAATCTGTTACAGAATTGTCAATTGTTAGCTTTTTCTTTTTTCCTACTGCTTTTACTGGGATTTTTTTGGATGTTTCTTTTAAGAAAAAAGTATCAACTTCTATTTTTAATTCTACTTTTTTTGAAAGCAGTTTCTTGATGTTGTTGTCTTTTCCAACATCGGTATAAGCCATGATCGGAATCTTTCGGTTTTTTCCTAATAGCACCAAATGGCTTAAAGGTGTTTGGAGTTCGTTTACAATAATTCCTCGAACGTTTGGAAGGATATCTGGCGTTCCATCCAAAATAATGATTTCATCAGAGTTAGGTTTTATAGTTCCTAATTCTTTGATTTTGTATTGTTGCAGAATTCCAATATTGGTGCCTCGAACAACTTCCTGATATTTGACTTCTCCAAAAATATAATCTGATTTAACGCACGGAATTTTGAATTTTTGCTCCTGATGCCACTTCATCATATCAGGATTATTCAAATAAAACTTAAGCTTTTCGCCAATAAATGTGGAATTTTTGACCAAATTGAAAAAACGTTCAATTAGCGGAACAGGCATATGGTCTGACGCAGCGAGTTCAAAAATCCATTTATCGGTTCCCTTGATATGGTTTAAATTTCCGAGAAGGAAGTCTCTGTTTTTCTCCGTATCGCTGTAATTTTTATTATTAAAAACTTCAAGATCTTGGCTGTATCCCAAATAGTTGACAACGAAATCGTAATGAAGCAAAATAACGCTGCTGTTGAAATAATACATTTTCTGTTTCCGAAGATCGTAAATGACTTTTACAGATTCTATATTTGAAAATTTATCAGATAATGGCTTTCCTCTAAATGCTTTATACGCTTCGTAATTAGGCAAAGACGCGCTAAATCGCTGCGCACTTAACGAAGTTAAGACGAAAAGGAAAAATAAGCTGTAAAAGAATTTTTTCATACAATAAAAATGGATGATTAAATGTACTTAAAAAAGTAATAAGTTTTATCTACCGTGGGATTGCTTAAACTAATAAAAACCATGGTGAATTTTTCTATTATTTGGCGTACCTTTGCAACCTTAAAAAATTAAACATTTCAAAATGAAACGAGTAGTTGTTGGACTTTCAGGTGGAGTAGATTCTAGTGTTGCAGCATATTTATTGCAGCAACAAGGATACGAAGTTATTGGCCTTTTTATGAAGAACTGGCACGATGATTCGGTTACTATTTCTAACGAATGTCCTTGGCTTGAAGACAGTAACGATGCTTTGCTTGTTGCTGAAAAACTTGGAATTCCGTTTCAAACTGTTGATTTGAGCGAAGAATACAAAGAAAAAATCGTTGATTATATGTTCAACGAGTACGAAAAAGGAAGAACTCCAAATCCGGACGTGCTTTGTAACCGCGAAATCAAATTTGATGTGTTTATGAAAATCGCTTTAAGTCTTGGTGCAGATTACGTAGCAACAGGGCATTACTGCCAAAAAAGCGAAATTGAAGTGGATGGGAAAACGGTTTATCAATTGATTGCCGGGAATGACGTCAACAAAGACCAATCGTATTTCTTATGCCAATTGTCGCAAGAGCAATTGTCTAAAGCTTTGTTTCCAATTGGAGCCTTAACAAAACCAGAAGTACGCGAAATCGCTGCCGAAATGGAATTGGTTACGGCAGAGAAAAAAGATTCTCAGGGTTTGTGTTTTATTGGGAAAGTTCGTCTTCCAGAGTTTTTGCAGCAAAAATTACAGCCTAAAGAAGGGAAAATTGTTCAGGTTGATAAAAATGATCCAATCTATAATGCTGACCAATCAACAGCGCTTTCTTTGGAGGAAAAATTAAAGTTAGAATCTCAAAAATTAGAATATCTTCCAACAATGGGGAAAGTAGTTGGAAAACATCAAGGCGCTCATTATTTTACAGTTGGACAAAGAAAAGGTCTGAATGTAGGAGGAACAACAGATCCTTTGTTTGTAATTGCGACAGATGTAGAAACCAATACAATTTATACCGGTTTATCGAGCCAGCATCCAGGTCTATTTAAAAAAGCACTTTTTGTTGAAAAATCTGAAGTGCATTGGATTAGAGAAGACATGACGCTGAAAGCAGGAGAAAAAATGGAAGTGATGGCAAGAATTCGTTACCGTCAGCCTTTGCAAAAAGCTGTTTTATATCAATTTGAAGACGGAATGTATGTTGAGTTTGAAGAACCGCAGTCTGCCATTACAGAAGGACAATTTGTTGCTTGGTATTTAGAAAATGAATTAGTTGGTTCGGGAGTAATTTCTTAGCTTTATACTTTATTTGGGAGCAAATCCCTAAAAGGTATAAAACGATGAGATGTCACTTTACTTTTCTTTTATTGCTTCTTTCAGTTGCGGTATTTGCGCAAGAAGATGCTTGGGTCTATTTTAATGGAAAGCCTAATGCAAAAGCTTTTTATGACAATCCGTTAACTGAACTTTCGCAAAAGGCTTTGGATCGAAGAACGAACCAAAATATCGCTTTAGATATTACAGATGCTCCTCTAGAAACTTCGTACGTCAATCAAGTTGCTTCAAGTGCAGGAATCTCCGTAAAAGCGCAATCAAAATGGCTGAATGCACTCCATATTCAAGGAACTCAGGCCAATATTAATGCTTTAAAATCATTAGCTTTCGTATCTAGAATTGAGTTTGCCAATAAGACTTTAAATACTACAGGAAAAAGAGTTTTTGAAACGTCTATTAATCAGACTCATGATAAGTTAAAAACGACAATTGATTATTCGTACGGGAATTCTGCAAATCAAATTCAGATGCTGAACGGACAGGTTTTGCATCAGCAGAATTATACTGGAGAAGGAAAAATTATAGCCGTTTTGGATGCAGGCTTTCCGGGTGTGAACACAGCTCAGCCATTTGAAAATCTTAGGAATAAAAATAAAATTTTAGGCGGTTACGATTATACTACAAGAAATGCCAATTTTTATGCAGGAGATGATCATGGAACTTTAGTGCTTTCGACAATGGGAGGTTATAAAGAAAATTCATTGATTGGAACGGCTCCAAATGCATCCTACTATCTTTTCATCACAGAAATCGATGCACAGGAAATTCCATTAGAAGAATCGCTTTGGGTTGAAGCCGCTGAAAAAGCAGATGCTTTAGGTGTTGATATTATCACTACGTCATTAGGTTATTTTATGCAGCGGGACAATCCAAATTACAATCACACGTATAGTGAAATGAATGGAATTACGACTTTTATTTCTCGTGGTGCAGAGATTGCTTTTAGCAAGGGAATATTGGTTTTGGCTTCTGCAGGAAATGAAGGAACTCAAGTAGAAAAACATATTGGTTCACCTGCAGACGCTGTTTCGGTGCTGGCAGTTGGCTCTGTTAATGCATCAAAAGTAAAAGCTGGTTCAAGTTCAATTGGGCCAAGTTATGACGGCAGAGTAAAACCTGATGTTATGGCGCAAGGAGTTGCTGCAACAGTTTCTGATCCAAATGGGAATATTGTTACAGCAAACGGAACTTCGTTTTCCTGTCCGATAATGGCAGGAATGGCAGCCTCTTTATGGCAGGCATTTCCAAATAAAACCAATAAAGAGATCAGACAGATGATCGTAGCGTCTGCTGATAGATATGCCAATCCGGATAATAATTACGGATATGGAATTCCAAATTTTGGCACAGCATTAAGCGTTGATAGTTTTATTGCAGAAGCTTCATTTGTAGTATATCCAAATCCTGCTAAAAATGAGGTTTCGTTTTCTTTTGCAAATGAAAATAGCACAGCATCAGTAACGATCTATTCTATATTGGGGCAAAAATTAATAGAAGAAAAAATTAATAATTCAAATCCAGTTCTTTCCTTGCAATCGCTTCAAAACGGATTGTATCTTTATAGTTTTGATGCTGATAAGTTGCACAAAACAGGAAAAATAATCAAGCAATAATTTTAATGAATAAAATCACTCAGCTTTTCAATATTAAATATCCAATCATTCAAGGCGGAATGATCTGGAACAGCGGTTACAAATTGGCTTCGGCTGTAAGCAATGCAGGAGGTTTAGGACTTATTGGCGCGGGTTCGATGTATCCAGAGGTTTTAAGAGAACACATTCAAAAATGCAAAAAAGCCACCGATAAGCCTTTTGGAGTCAATATTCCGATGTTGTATCCAAATATCGAAGAAATTATGAATATTGTAGTCGAAGAAGGCGTAAAAATTGTCTTCACGTCGGCTGGCAACCCAAAAACTTGGACTTCTTTTTTGAAAGAAAGAGGAATTACCGTTGTTCATGTGGTAAGCAGCAGTGTTTTTGCTTTAAAGGCGCAAGACACTGGTGTAGATGCTGTTGTAGCTGAAGGATTTGAAGCGGGAGGGCACAATGGGCGCGAAGAAACAACTACTTTGACTTTGATTCCTATGGTTAAAGAAAAAATACAAATTCCTTTAATCGCAGCTGGCGGAATTGCTACAGGAAGAGGAATGCTGGCGGCGATGGTGCTAGGGGCAGATGGAGTTCAGGTCGGAAGCCGTTTTGCAGCATCTATTGAATC
This genomic interval carries:
- a CDS encoding CTP synthase, which encodes MNQTKYIFVTGGVTSSLGKGIIAASLAKLLQGRGYRTTIQKFDPYINVDPGTLNPYEHGECYVTDDGAETDLDLGHYERFLNVPTSQANNVTTGRVYLSVIEKERRGEFLGKTVQVVPHITNEIKDRMQLLGKSGDYDIVITEIGGTVGDIESLPYIESVRQLVWELGENNGIVIHLTLVPYLAAAGELKTKPTQHSVKTLMESGIKADILVCRTEHELSQELRQKLALFCNVKKEAVIQSIDASTIYEVPNLMLEEGLDVVALKKLDLPKKASPDLKNWNTFLKRLKSPKQTVNIGLVGKYVEMQDCYKSILEAFIHAGAANETKVNVISIHSEHINSDNVEEKLGSLDGVLVAPGFGERGIEGKIEAVRFVRENNIPFFGICLGMQMSVIEYSRNILGYAEANSTEMNDKTPHPVVSLMEEQKNVTDKGGTMRLGAWKCDIKPDTLAYKIYGEKTISERHRHRYEYNNKYADELQKAGLKASGVNPDTGLVEIVELENHPFFIGVQYHPEYKSTVANPHPIFVNFVAAAVNAHKK
- a CDS encoding DUF4956 domain-containing protein; protein product: MDLKELLGRFLLLFFSILVLYFFSNRKDNATINPLMVIVGLCTFSLCYLFTKIEIGVGIGFGLFAIFSILRFRTQSFTVNAIIFLFATITLSILDIMYPFEKIELLLFFQLIIIGFYIAASIIVNKKASKYLNSVDVKIPLDENFSLNTEVIRKSIQEKIKIEDFDFRIVLINTANNEIDLLVFY
- the yidC gene encoding membrane protein insertase YidC, with the translated sequence MEEKKLDLNSIIGFVLIFGILIWIMYQNQPSEKEIAAEKAKKELVAKQEAQAKADKAKTASLPAAAVTPGDTVQLAQLQKTLGGFAYSATLPSAKEAFTTIENEKLRLKIANKGGYIVEATLKEFERLKKGSGQLVELIKNNNSNLNLQLLTTDNRTLNSKDLYFEPTLEKIGADQVLSMRLKAGANEFLEYKYILKPNDYLVGFDIRSQGLNRVLNSAKPVDLQWDLKTYRNEKSVAYENRYAQIDYKYEESKYNNVSSHGQGKEETPTKVSYVAFKQHFFTTILSTEKPFETSKLQSDDLVKDDKIDTVFTKQFRANLPLAFSNGEIDYKMNLYMGPADYKTLKAYDKNFEKIIPLGWGIFGWINKWIFIPLFGFLSSTIGLSLGIAIIIFTIIIKLAMSPITYKSFLSQAKMKVLRPDIAELGEKFKKDPMKKQQETMKLYNKAGVNPMAGCIPALIQLPFMYASFQFFPAAFELRQKSFLWADDLSSFDSIVKLPFNIPMYGDHISLFPILAAIAIFFYMKMTSGDQQMAAPQQEGMPDMAKMMKIMIYVSPLMMLIFFNNYGSGLSLYNFISNLITIGIMFVIKNYIVDSDKIHAQIQENKQREPKKPSKFQQRLQEVMEQQEAAKAAQANKKKK
- a CDS encoding NAD(P)H-dependent flavin oxidoreductase encodes the protein MNKITQLFNIKYPIIQGGMIWNSGYKLASAVSNAGGLGLIGAGSMYPEVLREHIQKCKKATDKPFGVNIPMLYPNIEEIMNIVVEEGVKIVFTSAGNPKTWTSFLKERGITVVHVVSSSVFALKAQDTGVDAVVAEGFEAGGHNGREETTTLTLIPMVKEKIQIPLIAAGGIATGRGMLAAMVLGADGVQVGSRFAASIESSAHNNFKETIVNTIEGGTQLTLKELAPVRLIKNKFYQDVQNLYEKCPSKEELIQLLGRARAKKGMFEGDLDEGELEIGQVAGLIHKILPVEEIIQQMIAEFETASKEKTTFEF
- a CDS encoding toxin-antitoxin system YwqK family antitoxin, with the protein product MISKKIILVLLFLTALFSNAQTDINKVDAAGKKDGLWKGTYAESKRPRYEGTFDHGKETGIFKFFDDTKKGDVIATRDFSANDGSSYTIFYDQGKNIVSEGKEIGKAREGEWKYYHKASKVLMTVENYKNGKLDGPRTIYYPNAQIAEEMTYKNGLKEGPYKKIGQDGTLLEESIFKNNEYNGETVFYDSDKSVASKGKFVNGKKAGIWQFYQKGKLVKEVNMSDPKNTNKASEKGGTPKK
- a CDS encoding PEP/pyruvate-binding domain-containing protein; protein product: MKKFFYSLFFLFVLTSLSAQRFSASLPNYEAYKAFRGKPLSDKFSNIESVKVIYDLRKQKMYYFNSSVILLHYDFVVNYLGYSQDLEVFNNKNYSDTEKNRDFLLGNLNHIKGTDKWIFELAASDHMPVPLIERFFNLVKNSTFIGEKLKFYLNNPDMMKWHQEQKFKIPCVKSDYIFGEVKYQEVVRGTNIGILQQYKIKELGTIKPNSDEIIILDGTPDILPNVRGIIVNELQTPLSHLVLLGKNRKIPIMAYTDVGKDNNIKKLLSKKVELKIEVDTFFLKETSKKIPVKAVGKKKKLTIDNSVTDLVSLSEIPKKGVNYIGSKAQNMAYLIAISKEIPFRTPEDAHAIPFYFYTKHIQKSSISPLINELLAYPHKDSTIWINKQLKKIRDAIKKENVDPALIAKLNETFKNAKFKNFRFRSSTNAEDLDDFNGAGLYDSKTGILGDSIKTFEKAIKQVWASVWNEASYNERELFGIDQQNIAMGVLVHRSFPDELANGVIITKNIFRENFPGITVNVQKGENSVVKPEKGEICEQFVAYHFNDGKDETDFDIDYTSNSNLNNNEPLLTRKEMSNLYDVSKKIESKMYRYWRKNLFHPVDIEFKIVGEKRDLYIKQVRPFND
- the mnmA gene encoding tRNA 2-thiouridine(34) synthase MnmA, which codes for MKRVVVGLSGGVDSSVAAYLLQQQGYEVIGLFMKNWHDDSVTISNECPWLEDSNDALLVAEKLGIPFQTVDLSEEYKEKIVDYMFNEYEKGRTPNPDVLCNREIKFDVFMKIALSLGADYVATGHYCQKSEIEVDGKTVYQLIAGNDVNKDQSYFLCQLSQEQLSKALFPIGALTKPEVREIAAEMELVTAEKKDSQGLCFIGKVRLPEFLQQKLQPKEGKIVQVDKNDPIYNADQSTALSLEEKLKLESQKLEYLPTMGKVVGKHQGAHYFTVGQRKGLNVGGTTDPLFVIATDVETNTIYTGLSSQHPGLFKKALFVEKSEVHWIREDMTLKAGEKMEVMARIRYRQPLQKAVLYQFEDGMYVEFEEPQSAITEGQFVAWYLENELVGSGVIS
- a CDS encoding S8 family serine peptidase, with the protein product MRCHFTFLLLLLSVAVFAQEDAWVYFNGKPNAKAFYDNPLTELSQKALDRRTNQNIALDITDAPLETSYVNQVASSAGISVKAQSKWLNALHIQGTQANINALKSLAFVSRIEFANKTLNTTGKRVFETSINQTHDKLKTTIDYSYGNSANQIQMLNGQVLHQQNYTGEGKIIAVLDAGFPGVNTAQPFENLRNKNKILGGYDYTTRNANFYAGDDHGTLVLSTMGGYKENSLIGTAPNASYYLFITEIDAQEIPLEESLWVEAAEKADALGVDIITTSLGYFMQRDNPNYNHTYSEMNGITTFISRGAEIAFSKGILVLASAGNEGTQVEKHIGSPADAVSVLAVGSVNASKVKAGSSSIGPSYDGRVKPDVMAQGVAATVSDPNGNIVTANGTSFSCPIMAGMAASLWQAFPNKTNKEIRQMIVASADRYANPDNNYGYGIPNFGTALSVDSFIAEASFVVYPNPAKNEVSFSFANENSTASVTIYSILGQKLIEEKINNSNPVLSLQSLQNGLYLYSFDADKLHKTGKIIKQ